A window of Pyrobaculum aerophilum str. IM2 contains these coding sequences:
- a CDS encoding RtcB family protein, with product MRNIPINKINDYVWEIPPGVKPCQKVPVRIYADSVLLEKMKSDMTLEQGINVGCLPGIYRWSIVLPDAHQGYGFPIGGVAAIDAEEGVISPGGIGYDINCGVRVLRTNLTEEDVRPKLKELVDTIFRLVPPGVGGTGHLRLSPSEFERVLAEGVEWAVQKGYGWAEDMEYIEERGSWKLADPSKVSEKAKARGRDQLGTLGSGNHFLEIQVVDKIYDEKIAKLFGIEREGQVVVMIHTGSRGFGHQVATDYLLIMERKMRQWGLNLPDRELAAAPLKDKVAEDYIKAMASAANFAWTNRHIIMHWVREAFKKVFGSIEKVGLEVVYDVAHNIAKLEEHVVDEKGTVRKVWVHRKGATRAFPPGRSEIPAKYREVGQPVLIPGSMGTASWILVGTHDAMRLTFGTAPHGAGRVLSREAAIRMYPPHKVQEEMAKRGIIVRSAETEVISEEAPWAYKDVDRVVEAAHQVGFAKKVVRQRPIGVVKG from the coding sequence ATGCGTAATATACCTATTAACAAAATTAACGACTATGTATGGGAGATTCCCCCAGGCGTAAAGCCGTGTCAAAAAGTGCCTGTCAGGATTTACGCCGACAGCGTATTATTGGAGAAAATGAAAAGCGACATGACGCTGGAACAAGGCATAAACGTCGGCTGTCTCCCCGGCATATACCGATGGTCAATTGTGCTCCCAGACGCGCACCAGGGATATGGCTTTCCGATCGGCGGCGTCGCCGCGATTGACGCCGAAGAGGGCGTCATTTCGCCGGGGGGCATTGGCTATGATATTAACTGCGGCGTGAGAGTGCTGAGGACGAACCTCACTGAGGAGGATGTGAGGCCTAAGCTTAAGGAGCTTGTGGACACGATCTTTAGACTAGTCCCGCCCGGCGTCGGCGGCACGGGCCACTTGAGGCTGTCTCCCTCTGAGTTTGAGAGAGTCCTTGCAGAGGGCGTTGAGTGGGCTGTGCAGAAGGGCTACGGCTGGGCTGAGGACATGGAGTACATAGAGGAGAGGGGGTCGTGGAAATTGGCGGATCCCTCAAAGGTCAGCGAGAAGGCTAAGGCCAGGGGCAGGGACCAGCTGGGCACTCTGGGGTCAGGCAACCACTTCTTAGAGATTCAAGTAGTGGACAAAATATACGACGAGAAAATCGCAAAGCTATTCGGCATAGAGAGGGAGGGGCAAGTGGTCGTGATGATACACACGGGGAGCAGAGGCTTTGGCCACCAAGTGGCCACTGACTACCTCTTGATAATGGAGAGGAAGATGAGGCAGTGGGGGCTGAACTTGCCGGACAGAGAGCTGGCCGCCGCGCCGCTCAAGGATAAAGTGGCCGAGGACTACATAAAGGCCATGGCCTCTGCCGCGAACTTCGCTTGGACTAACCGCCACATTATCATGCACTGGGTGAGGGAGGCTTTCAAAAAGGTGTTTGGCTCAATTGAGAAAGTGGGTCTGGAGGTGGTTTACGACGTCGCTCACAACATCGCCAAATTGGAGGAGCACGTAGTGGACGAGAAGGGCACTGTGAGAAAAGTGTGGGTGCACCGCAAAGGGGCGACGCGGGCGTTCCCGCCCGGCAGGTCGGAAATACCCGCGAAATATAGAGAAGTGGGGCAGCCTGTGCTAATCCCCGGCTCTATGGGCACCGCCTCATGGATCCTCGTAGGCACGCACGACGCCATGAGGCTCACATTCGGCACAGCTCCGCACGGGGCCGGGAGAGTGCTCAGCAGAGAGGCGGCTATTCGGATGTACCCGCCTCACAAGGTGCAGGAGGAAATGGCCAAGAGGGGCATTATTGTGAGGAGCGCCGAGACTGAGGTCATAAGCGAAGAGGCGCCCTGGGCGTATAAAGACGTCGATCGCGTTGTTGAGGCCGCGCACCAAGTGGGGTTTGCGAAAAAGG
- a CDS encoding S9 family peptidase — MSLSPEDLAKLVLVSNPDAAGGKVFFTVTRISLENDRYESSIWACEGEVCKPVLPGPFDTAARASPDGSKIAFLSRRGFGDKDKGVGLWVAEWGGEPRQLAKFLGVLDFSWSPGGEALAVVAYEGSPEGDVKHVERLPLWINDFGFAYNVSSHLYLVDSYSGVVEKITDGDVRVLKAAWAPDGRRIAYAVARDLLKPYLQDVVVLDLKTGEQMTAASGFSSVSDIAWSPDGRHIAFTGHLRPRGLSSHSRIWVLEEGEGPRCVTCGFVYNVGNSVNSDVRGPSFARALYWAGDGLLFQATVGGTVGVFRAALSGDVEPVLTPGGVVDEFVPLGGAIVYTYMEANKPKELYIWDGGEPRRLTRFNDFVLERWKLRRPSRFVLRASDGAEVEGWVLLPEGPGPHKWVLYIHGGPKTAYGEGFMFEFHLLASRGYAVVFSNPRGSDGYSEEFADIRCKYGERDFQDLMEVVDYVLKSYPLDPNRGAVAGGSYGGFMTNWIIAHVDRFRAAVTQRSICDWVSMYGTTDIGWYFVEDQLCCTPWRNRELCVEKSPLYLANRVKTPTLIIHSLEDYRTWVDQGVLFFTALRLHGVETRLVLFPEESHELTRKGKPRHRVENFKEILNWLDKYV, encoded by the coding sequence ATGTCTCTATCGCCTGAGGACTTGGCGAAACTAGTGTTGGTGTCTAATCCCGACGCCGCTGGCGGCAAGGTTTTCTTCACTGTGACGAGAATTAGTTTGGAGAACGACAGGTATGAGTCGTCTATCTGGGCGTGCGAGGGGGAGGTATGCAAGCCGGTTTTGCCGGGGCCTTTTGACACCGCGGCGAGGGCTTCTCCCGACGGGTCTAAAATAGCCTTTTTGTCTAGGCGGGGTTTTGGGGATAAGGATAAGGGAGTTGGCCTGTGGGTCGCTGAGTGGGGCGGGGAGCCAAGGCAGTTGGCGAAGTTCTTGGGGGTTTTGGACTTTTCGTGGTCTCCCGGCGGCGAGGCCTTGGCGGTGGTGGCGTATGAGGGGTCTCCCGAAGGCGACGTTAAGCACGTTGAGAGATTGCCGCTGTGGATAAACGACTTTGGCTTTGCTTACAACGTCTCCAGCCACCTCTATCTTGTCGACTCTTATAGTGGAGTTGTGGAAAAGATTACTGACGGCGATGTCAGAGTGTTAAAAGCGGCGTGGGCGCCTGACGGCCGGCGTATAGCCTACGCGGTGGCGCGCGACTTGCTTAAGCCTTACTTACAAGACGTAGTGGTTTTGGACTTAAAAACGGGGGAGCAGATGACTGCGGCCTCTGGGTTCTCCTCTGTGTCTGATATAGCGTGGAGCCCGGACGGGCGCCACATCGCCTTTACTGGGCATTTGAGGCCAAGGGGGCTGTCCTCGCATTCAAGAATTTGGGTCTTGGAAGAGGGGGAGGGGCCTAGGTGCGTGACGTGCGGCTTTGTCTACAATGTCGGTAACAGCGTTAATAGCGACGTGAGGGGCCCTAGTTTTGCCAGGGCGTTGTATTGGGCTGGCGACGGGTTGTTATTTCAAGCGACTGTGGGAGGCACTGTGGGGGTCTTCCGCGCGGCGTTAAGCGGCGACGTGGAGCCGGTCCTGACGCCGGGAGGAGTGGTGGACGAGTTCGTGCCGCTGGGAGGGGCGATTGTTTATACCTATATGGAGGCCAATAAGCCGAAGGAGTTGTATATTTGGGACGGAGGGGAGCCGCGGAGGCTCACCCGTTTTAACGACTTCGTCTTAGAACGGTGGAAGTTGCGCAGGCCCAGCCGTTTTGTGCTAAGGGCCAGCGACGGGGCGGAAGTTGAGGGGTGGGTTCTGTTGCCTGAAGGGCCCGGCCCTCATAAATGGGTGTTGTACATACACGGCGGGCCCAAAACTGCCTACGGCGAGGGGTTTATGTTTGAATTCCACTTGCTCGCGTCGCGGGGATACGCTGTGGTGTTCTCAAACCCGAGGGGGAGCGACGGCTATAGCGAGGAGTTTGCGGATATTAGGTGTAAATACGGCGAGAGGGACTTTCAAGACTTAATGGAAGTTGTGGACTACGTGCTTAAGAGCTATCCGCTTGACCCCAATCGAGGCGCTGTGGCCGGCGGGTCGTACGGCGGCTTTATGACGAATTGGATAATTGCCCACGTGGACAGGTTTAGAGCCGCCGTGACGCAGCGCTCAATATGCGACTGGGTGTCTATGTACGGCACGACGGATATAGGGTGGTATTTTGTCGAGGATCAGCTCTGTTGCACTCCGTGGAGGAACAGGGAGCTCTGCGTTGAGAAGAGCCCGCTTTATTTAGCCAATAGGGTAAAGACGCCGACATTAATAATCCACTCTCTAGAGGACTACAGGACGTGGGTAGACCAGGGGGTTTTGTTCTTCACGGCATTGAGGCTTCACGGCGTTGAGACGCGGCTGGTCCTATTCCCCGAGGAGAGCCACGAGCTGACACGCAAGGGAAAGCCGCGCCACCGGGTGGAAAACTTTAAGGAGATTCTAAACTGGCTGGATAAGTATGTATAA
- the gatD gene encoding Glu-tRNA(Gln) amidotransferase subunit GatD produces MYKKVRVVLENGDVFEGVMLPPTQFSDSDIVVLKLKNGYNVGFKKGRIKEIVELGEVQTAPLSAKPMPKIEGEKVWLLATGGTILSRVDYVTGGVYPTLSVDYLFEVLGGLEAPIEAEEVTAKFSEDMTPALWGVIAERVAEAFKKGARGVVVLHGTDTMQYTAAALAFAFKSAPGPIALVGAQRSSDRPSTDAVLNLKAAIAVTARAPFAESVVVMHKTSGDTVVAVHRGTRVRKMHTSRRDTFQSINTTPIAEYYPEKELLQVLTDVYKERGGLDYTAKFEEAVALVKFYPGMHPRLLEALLEVGMKGVVIEGTGFGHVGEGVLPAVKKLIDAGVIVAMTSQTLYGRVNLYVYRRGRELLSMGVIPLEDMLPETAYAKMSWALANFKREEVPRVLTTPIAYEMSPRSDPLVFGGL; encoded by the coding sequence ATGTATAAAAAAGTAAGAGTGGTGCTGGAAAACGGCGACGTTTTTGAGGGGGTAATGCTCCCGCCTACGCAGTTCAGCGATTCTGACATAGTGGTGTTGAAGCTGAAAAACGGCTACAACGTGGGCTTCAAAAAGGGCAGAATTAAGGAGATTGTGGAGTTGGGCGAAGTGCAAACCGCGCCTTTATCGGCAAAGCCAATGCCGAAAATAGAGGGGGAAAAGGTATGGCTTCTCGCCACTGGGGGCACAATACTGTCGAGAGTGGACTACGTCACCGGCGGGGTGTACCCAACGCTCAGCGTTGACTACTTATTTGAAGTGTTGGGGGGGCTGGAGGCCCCAATAGAGGCGGAGGAAGTTACGGCGAAGTTCAGCGAGGACATGACGCCGGCGCTGTGGGGGGTGATAGCTGAGAGAGTGGCGGAGGCGTTTAAAAAGGGGGCTAGGGGGGTGGTGGTTTTACACGGCACTGACACTATGCAATACACAGCCGCCGCTTTGGCATTCGCCTTTAAATCGGCGCCGGGCCCCATCGCCCTAGTCGGCGCCCAGAGATCTAGCGACAGGCCATCAACTGACGCCGTGTTGAACCTCAAGGCCGCCATAGCGGTGACGGCGAGGGCCCCCTTTGCCGAGTCCGTAGTGGTTATGCACAAGACGAGCGGCGACACAGTCGTGGCGGTCCACAGGGGGACTAGGGTGAGGAAAATGCACACATCGCGCCGGGACACCTTCCAGTCAATCAACACGACTCCAATCGCCGAGTACTACCCCGAGAAAGAATTACTGCAAGTCTTGACGGACGTGTACAAAGAGAGGGGCGGGCTCGACTACACCGCTAAGTTCGAGGAGGCAGTGGCGCTGGTGAAGTTCTACCCCGGCATGCACCCCCGCCTTCTCGAAGCGTTGTTAGAGGTCGGGATGAAGGGGGTGGTCATAGAGGGGACTGGCTTTGGCCACGTCGGCGAGGGCGTGTTGCCCGCGGTCAAAAAGCTAATAGACGCCGGCGTAATAGTGGCTATGACGAGCCAGACGCTGTATGGAAGAGTGAACCTCTATGTGTACAGAAGGGGGAGGGAGTTGCTGTCCATGGGCGTAATACCGCTGGAGGACATGTTGCCCGAGACGGCGTATGCAAAAATGTCGTGGGCCTTGGCCAATTTCAAGAGAGAGGAAGTCCCTAGGGTATTGACCACGCCAATAGCCTACGAGATGAGCCCGAGGTCGGATCCCCTCGTCTTCGGAGGGTTATGA
- a CDS encoding HD domain-containing protein produces the protein MNDVIAVADTLCKTPRVGWLQRGVSEAESVCAHVLLTTLLAGEIAAHLNAEGVEVDIAKVLAVAAVHDLAESVLGHPGREVRDKIRWEEAEEEVFKREFPHLAELFRWYRYETNLVGRIVSFADKLATLIRACRYKKLGYDTDDLIKNLYRKLAKYDDLAHILDIYVARYCQGVTL, from the coding sequence ATGAACGACGTCATTGCCGTGGCTGACACGCTCTGCAAAACCCCGCGAGTGGGGTGGTTGCAACGGGGCGTGTCCGAGGCTGAGAGCGTCTGCGCCCACGTCCTTTTGACCACTCTGTTAGCCGGCGAAATCGCGGCGCATTTAAACGCCGAGGGAGTTGAGGTGGACATAGCAAAAGTACTCGCGGTGGCCGCCGTCCACGACTTGGCGGAGTCCGTGCTGGGGCACCCAGGCCGGGAGGTTAGGGATAAAATACGCTGGGAGGAGGCGGAGGAGGAGGTTTTCAAGAGGGAGTTCCCCCACTTGGCAGAGCTGTTTAGGTGGTACAGATACGAGACAAACCTAGTGGGCAGGATTGTCTCGTTTGCAGACAAATTGGCGACTTTAATAAGAGCGTGCAGGTATAAAAAACTGGGTTACGACACAGACGACTTGATAAAAAACCTCTACCGCAAGCTGGCAAAATACGACGACTTAGCGCACATACTCGACATCTACGTCGCGCGCTACTGCCAAGGCGTTACCCTTTAG
- a CDS encoding ZPR1 zinc finger domain-containing protein: MSVIFGGEVTCPVCGAKTFRYTELLYETPFFGNVLIQSGFCSSCGYRLFDIDYAEVGRPTRIVFTALDGVDVAKSFLIRSKTGSISSPDLGFTLEPGTHGEPMITTVEGFLYKVVDYAERLKVLEPESADKVDQFIQKVYKKIDEGGFTLVVEDPLGKSLILPYRQESVRIEYL, from the coding sequence ATGTCTGTTATTTTCGGCGGCGAAGTGACGTGCCCGGTATGCGGCGCGAAGACGTTTAGATATACTGAGTTGTTATACGAAACGCCGTTTTTCGGCAACGTGCTGATTCAAAGCGGCTTTTGTAGCAGTTGCGGCTACAGGCTATTCGACATAGATTACGCAGAGGTTGGACGGCCCACGCGGATTGTCTTCACGGCGCTGGACGGCGTAGACGTGGCCAAGTCCTTTCTCATACGGAGCAAGACGGGCTCAATTAGCTCCCCCGACCTCGGCTTTACGCTGGAGCCCGGCACACACGGCGAGCCCATGATAACAACTGTCGAAGGATTCCTTTACAAAGTTGTAGACTACGCAGAGAGGCTTAAAGTGCTGGAGCCCGAAAGCGCGGATAAAGTAGACCAATTCATTCAGAAGGTTTATAAGAAAATCGACGAAGGGGGCTTCACGCTAGTTGTAGAGGACCCCCTGGGCAAGTCCTTAATCCTGCCGTACCGCCAAGAGTCGGTGAGAATAGAATATCTCTAA
- a CDS encoding isopentenyl phosphate kinase → MYVIKFGGSAITDKTKPLTYRRGRISAVAAEIMGKPAALIHGAGSFAHPHVKAFGLSPLGISLTKAALRRLTAYVVEELAQAGVFAVPVEPSDVFWGRALVRGEVITHAIKHGMYPLLHGDIVPSDDGYTVISGDDIAVELVKLLKPKAVIFLMDADGIYTAPPGTPGARKIERLIGDVDVEGTAGVDVTGGIRKKIEAGLAIARMGTPVYYCSIRDRESLRAILNGGEPAGCTVLEVPHPSGLPAL, encoded by the coding sequence ATGTACGTTATCAAATTCGGCGGATCTGCTATTACTGACAAGACTAAACCCCTTACCTACCGGAGGGGCAGAATATCAGCAGTTGCGGCTGAGATAATGGGAAAGCCAGCCGCCCTCATCCACGGAGCGGGCTCTTTCGCCCACCCCCACGTCAAGGCCTTCGGCCTGTCCCCCCTGGGAATATCGCTGACAAAAGCCGCGTTGAGGAGGCTGACGGCATATGTCGTGGAGGAGCTGGCCCAAGCCGGCGTCTTCGCCGTTCCTGTAGAGCCCAGCGACGTCTTCTGGGGGAGGGCCCTCGTCAGAGGCGAGGTAATTACCCACGCCATTAAACACGGCATGTACCCACTGCTACACGGAGACATAGTCCCCTCAGACGACGGATATACTGTAATAAGCGGCGACGATATAGCGGTAGAGCTCGTCAAGCTGTTAAAGCCAAAAGCCGTAATTTTCCTAATGGACGCCGACGGCATATACACAGCGCCTCCGGGAACCCCAGGGGCGAGGAAAATAGAGAGGCTAATCGGCGACGTAGACGTGGAGGGGACCGCCGGCGTGGATGTCACGGGCGGGATTAGGAAGAAAATAGAAGCGGGGCTGGCGATAGCCCGAATGGGGACTCCCGTGTATTACTGCTCTATTAGGGACAGGGAATCCCTCAGGGCAATTTTAAACGGAGGGGAGCCGGCCGGGTGTACTGTGTTAGAAGTACCTCACCCCAGTGGGCTGCCCGCCCTTTAG
- a CDS encoding polyprenyl synthetase family protein yields the protein MDVLSKLHAKYGEAVEQALERYLSIDLAPDFRDAVMYQVKTGGKRLRPLLTLATAEAISGQWKPALPAAAIVELIHNYSLIYDDIIDRGDLRRGMPTVRKAYGDNAAILIGIWYREAIEEAVLDTPKPTLFAREVAKVIKAIDEGERLDILFEYAGREDPYFVKARWREVTLDDYIKMVSLKTGVLIGAAAKWGALSVSDDAEIADAAWNFGLNAGVAFQVIDDVLDIYGDPKKFGKEIGKDIKEHKRGNAVVAVGLSKLPPDKRDRLLHILSLQNVGEAEVREAVSLLDSVGAREEALKIAHKYREEAERHLARIPNNETLRELLYFILERQY from the coding sequence ATGGACGTCCTCTCAAAGCTCCACGCGAAATACGGAGAGGCGGTGGAGCAGGCGTTAGAACGGTACTTGTCCATCGACTTGGCGCCGGACTTTCGAGACGCCGTTATGTACCAAGTAAAGACGGGCGGCAAGAGGCTGAGGCCCCTCCTAACTCTGGCCACGGCGGAGGCGATTTCCGGCCAGTGGAAGCCGGCGCTTCCAGCCGCCGCCATTGTCGAGCTAATTCACAACTACTCCCTGATTTACGACGACATTATTGACAGAGGAGACTTGCGCAGAGGGATGCCCACGGTGAGAAAGGCCTACGGCGACAACGCGGCGATTCTCATAGGGATTTGGTACCGCGAGGCCATTGAAGAGGCAGTTTTAGACACGCCAAAGCCAACTCTCTTCGCCAGAGAGGTGGCTAAGGTGATTAAGGCAATAGACGAGGGAGAGAGGCTCGACATACTTTTCGAATACGCGGGCAGGGAGGATCCCTACTTCGTCAAGGCCAGGTGGAGGGAGGTGACTTTAGACGACTATATAAAAATGGTGTCGTTAAAAACCGGCGTGTTAATAGGCGCCGCCGCCAAATGGGGTGCGTTGTCAGTAAGCGATGATGCAGAAATAGCAGATGCCGCGTGGAACTTCGGCCTAAACGCCGGGGTTGCCTTTCAAGTTATTGACGACGTCCTCGACATATACGGAGACCCGAAAAAATTCGGCAAAGAAATAGGCAAAGACATCAAGGAACACAAGAGGGGGAATGCAGTTGTGGCCGTGGGGCTGTCTAAACTCCCGCCGGACAAAAGGGACAGGCTGCTCCACATCTTGTCTCTGCAAAACGTCGGCGAGGCTGAGGTGAGGGAGGCCGTGTCGTTGTTAGATTCAGTAGGCGCGAGGGAAGAGGCGTTAAAAATCGCCCACAAGTACAGGGAAGAGGCGGAGCGCCACTTGGCCAGAATACCGAATAACGAGACTCTGAGAGAGCTACTGTACTTCATACTGGAAAGACAGTATTAA
- a CDS encoding DUF92 domain-containing protein: MDPYLFAVPSIAALAALALRKGYLTPRGAVSATVVGSAVAVAHMGLFALLTFFFVTSSLFTKLKAQWKREMGLKDVAGRSLRQVVGVGTPIAVFAVMYLATGDSKFLGASAVAVAVATADTWASELGVAYGGVPRYILAPWRRVERGVSGGVTPVGTAASVAGAFAIALLSPLVGVGGPVVAIAALGYLGELLDSVLGATLQTKYICGGRITETPSSGCVKRGFLSNEAVNLITGIAMGLLYLAIV, encoded by the coding sequence ATGGACCCTTATCTCTTCGCCGTGCCGTCTATAGCAGCTCTCGCCGCCCTTGCGCTGAGAAAAGGCTATTTGACGCCGAGGGGCGCCGTGTCGGCCACAGTGGTGGGCTCCGCAGTGGCCGTGGCCCATATGGGCCTATTCGCCTTGTTGACGTTTTTCTTTGTAACCTCCTCTCTTTTTACTAAACTCAAGGCCCAGTGGAAGAGGGAGATGGGGCTTAAGGACGTGGCCGGCCGGTCGTTGCGGCAGGTGGTGGGAGTCGGCACGCCAATTGCAGTTTTTGCCGTGATGTATTTAGCAACGGGAGACTCTAAATTCCTTGGCGCGTCGGCAGTTGCAGTGGCCGTGGCGACGGCGGATACTTGGGCAAGCGAGCTGGGAGTGGCTTACGGCGGAGTGCCCCGGTATATACTGGCGCCTTGGAGGCGGGTAGAGCGGGGGGTCTCGGGCGGGGTGACTCCCGTGGGCACCGCGGCCTCTGTCGCCGGCGCTTTTGCAATAGCCCTGTTGTCTCCCCTTGTGGGGGTAGGAGGCCCCGTCGTTGCCATAGCGGCGCTCGGCTACCTCGGGGAGTTGCTCGATAGTGTGCTGGGAGCCACGTTGCAGACGAAATATATATGCGGCGGGAGAATTACCGAGACGCCGTCTAGCGGCTGTGTGAAGCGCGGTTTTTTGTCAAACGAGGCGGTTAATCTTATCACCGGCATTGCCATGGGGTTGCTCTATCTGGCAATTGTTTAA
- a CDS encoding secondary thiamine-phosphate synthase enzyme YjbQ, giving the protein MKVYVEELRVSTRSQEDIVVITEQVERVVEKSGVKNGLALIYLPHATAIVTANENEPRLKDDILNKVRALFPRGAGYRHDEIDDNANAHLANIFLGFHVVMPVVGGKLRRGTWQELMLIEMDGPRSRNVVVVVIGD; this is encoded by the coding sequence ATGAAGGTCTACGTCGAGGAGCTCCGCGTATCTACCCGATCGCAAGAGGATATAGTCGTCATTACAGAGCAAGTTGAGCGCGTCGTGGAGAAGAGCGGCGTGAAAAACGGGCTGGCGCTTATATACTTGCCCCACGCCACGGCTATAGTAACGGCTAATGAAAACGAGCCCCGGCTGAAGGATGACATTTTGAATAAAGTTAGGGCCTTATTTCCTCGCGGCGCCGGCTACCGACACGACGAAATTGACGACAACGCCAACGCCCACTTAGCCAATATCTTCCTCGGCTTCCACGTCGTAATGCCGGTAGTCGGTGGGAAGCTGAGAAGGGGGACGTGGCAGGAGTTAATGCTGATAGAAATGGACGGTCCCCGCAGTAGGAATGTGGTAGTGGTCGTAATCGGGGATTAA
- a CDS encoding AIR synthase related protein, whose amino-acid sequence MGEKAFLKGLLNILGVEDNDVVYIDDLAIKLDGSAASTSKLPFQTWRDFGWRNVAAAVSDLRVKFAAPQFLLASVTAPSLEVAREIIEGIKEASEAFSVKYVGGDLNQGVEAVVDVALLGKAQYRIGRVPRPGDLLITVPYFGYTSIAYRLWQIDHPAVLRGVEMLKRPVPNWPLPRPECVTASMDSSDGLATSCGQWPRALT is encoded by the coding sequence ATGGGCGAAAAGGCCTTTCTTAAAGGCCTATTAAATATCTTGGGCGTAGAGGACAACGACGTAGTATATATAGACGACTTGGCTATTAAGCTAGATGGATCGGCTGCGTCTACTTCTAAACTCCCGTTTCAGACGTGGCGAGATTTCGGCTGGCGCAACGTGGCGGCGGCTGTGAGCGATTTAAGAGTGAAATTCGCGGCGCCTCAGTTCCTCTTGGCGTCGGTAACGGCCCCCAGTTTAGAAGTGGCGCGGGAGATCATCGAGGGGATTAAAGAGGCGTCAGAGGCCTTTTCTGTAAAATACGTAGGGGGGGATTTAAATCAAGGCGTAGAGGCGGTGGTGGACGTGGCGTTGCTGGGCAAGGCGCAGTATAGAATAGGGCGAGTCCCGAGGCCGGGGGATTTGCTAATCACAGTGCCTTACTTCGGCTACACTTCAATTGCATATAGGCTTTGGCAAATAGACCACCCAGCGGTCTTGAGGGGCGTTGAAATGCTCAAACGCCCCGTGCCCAACTGGCCCCTCCCCCGTCCTGAGTGCGTTACCGCGAGTATGGATTCCTCTGACGGGCTCGCGACGTCTTGTGGACAATGGCCCAGGGCGTTGACATAA
- the rpiA gene encoding ribose 5-phosphate isomerase A produces the protein MLKRLLAREAIRLVKSGMVVGLGSGTTAREFIKALAEAGVDDVLLVATSSDSEILAYEVGLGDRLRPMWAVDRIDLAVDGADEVTKDKVLLKGKGGALLREKIVDYAAEKFVVLIEEHKLVERIPSNNPVPVEVVPWAWRFVAREVEKRFGGVAKLRQDGGKLGPVVTDNGNYIIDWNPPGFIDPYLEDELKAIPGVVENGVFSKRRDATILVASSDGTIKTL, from the coding sequence ATGTTGAAGAGGCTGTTGGCAAGAGAGGCGATTAGGCTTGTAAAGAGCGGAATGGTAGTGGGGCTCGGCTCAGGTACTACGGCGCGCGAGTTCATAAAAGCGCTCGCCGAGGCGGGCGTTGACGACGTCTTGCTAGTGGCCACCTCGTCTGACAGCGAAATACTGGCGTATGAGGTAGGGCTGGGGGACAGGCTCCGCCCCATGTGGGCTGTGGATAGAATTGACCTAGCCGTTGACGGCGCGGATGAAGTGACTAAGGACAAGGTATTGCTGAAGGGGAAGGGAGGGGCGTTGTTGAGGGAGAAAATAGTGGACTATGCCGCTGAGAAATTCGTCGTTTTGATCGAAGAGCATAAGCTTGTGGAGAGAATACCGTCAAACAACCCAGTGCCGGTGGAGGTGGTGCCCTGGGCTTGGCGTTTTGTGGCCAGAGAGGTTGAGAAGAGGTTTGGCGGCGTCGCCAAACTACGCCAAGATGGGGGGAAGCTGGGGCCTGTCGTCACAGACAACGGGAATTATATTATAGACTGGAACCCCCCCGGATTTATTGACCCTTATCTTGAAGATGAGCTCAAGGCCATTCCAGGGGTTGTCGAAAATGGCGTGTTCTCCAAGCGGAGAGATGCCACAATTTTAGTGGCCAGCTCAGACGGCACAATAAAAACACTTTAA
- a CDS encoding CBS domain-containing protein — MKVRDLLKDNVIFCYADEPVECAVAKMYAANVGSVVVMDRANRPVGIVTERDIVRFLAQEIDLKTPLEQVAKKSLITVSPEESIVSAAAKMIENNIRHMPVVEGGRVVGVISIRDVLRALVTAEAFP; from the coding sequence ATGAAAGTAAGAGATTTACTTAAAGACAATGTGATTTTCTGTTACGCCGACGAGCCAGTTGAGTGCGCCGTGGCCAAGATGTACGCGGCCAACGTGGGCAGCGTTGTGGTGATGGACAGGGCAAACCGCCCAGTTGGCATTGTCACAGAGCGCGATATTGTGAGGTTCTTGGCCCAGGAGATCGACTTAAAGACACCCTTGGAACAAGTGGCCAAGAAGAGTTTAATCACGGTGTCGCCAGAGGAATCAATTGTATCTGCTGCCGCTAAGATGATTGAGAATAACATTAGGCACATGCCTGTGGTGGAGGGAGGCCGGGTCGTCGGGGTGATAAGTATTAGAGATGTGTTAAGGGCCTTAGTTACCGCAGAGGCATTCCCATAA